A single genomic interval of Antarcticibacterium arcticum harbors:
- a CDS encoding PhnA domain-containing protein, producing MSLEQELFQRSGSQCELCTSNDDLNIYEVPDSPKGAENSILICNTCREQIENPDKTDPNHWRCLNDSMWSPVPAVQVVAWRMLTRLKGEGWPQDLLDMMYMEEDVKEWAKANQVADPSSRSVVHRDSNGVILEAGDNVVLIKDLKVKGSSMVAKQGTPVRRISLDHQNEEYIEGKVDGQQIVIITKYVKKI from the coding sequence ATGAGCCTGGAACAGGAATTATTTCAAAGAAGCGGTTCGCAATGCGAACTTTGCACCTCTAATGATGACCTCAATATCTATGAAGTGCCAGATTCTCCAAAGGGGGCGGAAAACAGTATACTTATATGCAATACATGCAGGGAACAAATTGAGAATCCTGATAAGACCGACCCTAATCACTGGCGGTGTTTAAACGACAGTATGTGGAGCCCTGTGCCGGCGGTGCAGGTAGTGGCCTGGAGAATGCTTACCAGGCTGAAAGGGGAAGGATGGCCTCAGGACCTGCTTGATATGATGTATATGGAAGAGGATGTGAAAGAATGGGCAAAAGCCAATCAGGTGGCAGATCCTTCTTCCAGATCTGTGGTGCACAGAGATAGCAACGGAGTGATCCTGGAAGCGGGAGATAATGTTGTTTTGATCAAAGATCTTAAGGTTAAGGGTAGCAGTATGGTCGCCAAGCAAGGCACGCCGGTAAGACGCATTTCCCTGGATCACCAAAATGAAGAATATATTGAAGGGAAAGTTGACGGACAGCAAATTGTGATCATTACCAAATACGTGAAGAAGATTTGA
- a CDS encoding DUF1989 domain-containing protein, translating to MIQKIAKQTGAAFKLKKGQVLKVIDPEGEQVSDMVVFNAADAREKISSGKTLDFEENILITKGNFLWSNRSRKMMEILEDTNGRNDFLLAPCSPETFQIMYNNPDYHPSCFENFYTNLKPFGIEPDDVPTAFNIFMNVQFSADGKLSVDPPLSKAGDYMLFKAEMDLIVALTACSAEDSNNGSFKPIHFEVLD from the coding sequence ATGATCCAGAAAATAGCAAAGCAAACCGGTGCCGCCTTCAAATTAAAAAAAGGCCAGGTGTTGAAAGTAATAGATCCTGAAGGGGAGCAGGTGAGTGACATGGTGGTTTTTAATGCCGCTGATGCGCGGGAAAAAATTTCCTCCGGAAAAACTCTGGATTTTGAGGAAAATATTCTCATTACCAAAGGCAATTTTTTATGGAGTAACCGCAGCAGAAAAATGATGGAGATCCTGGAAGACACCAATGGGCGTAATGATTTCTTACTGGCACCCTGCAGTCCTGAAACATTTCAGATCATGTATAATAATCCCGACTATCATCCAAGCTGTTTTGAAAATTTTTATACCAATCTAAAACCATTTGGGATAGAGCCGGACGATGTTCCTACGGCGTTTAATATCTTTATGAATGTACAATTTAGTGCAGATGGAAAATTAAGTGTGGACCCACCCCTAAGTAAAGCCGGAGATTATATGCTTTTCAAGGCTGAAATGGATCTTATTGTGGCATTAACGGCTTGCTCTGCGGAAGACAGCAATAATGGAAGCTTCAAACCCATTCATTTTGAGGTCCTGGATTAA
- a CDS encoding FMN-binding negative transcriptional regulator, whose amino-acid sequence MEMSVSFRENVSMYQPKKYRKKDPLYIFNFIKAHPFATFVLKGERLLATHIPVLITGTPDDFVLYAHIANHNEQFSFLKDGLEALLIFQGAHGYVSSSWYKEKDISTWDYSAVHVNVKLKIQTAGELESSLDDLVAKFEKNQEKPLFFQDYPRDIVEEHLPLITGFWCNPFKVEAVAKLHQGYDKEDIGSVTRHLEKMDDPLATQLSKNIKEENN is encoded by the coding sequence ATGGAAATGTCCGTTTCTTTCCGGGAAAATGTAAGCATGTATCAGCCTAAAAAATACAGGAAGAAGGATCCTCTATACATATTCAATTTTATAAAAGCCCATCCCTTCGCGACTTTTGTGCTAAAGGGAGAAAGATTGCTGGCTACCCATATCCCTGTGCTTATAACAGGAACACCAGACGATTTTGTGTTATATGCCCATATAGCAAATCATAATGAGCAATTTTCTTTTCTTAAAGATGGATTGGAAGCATTATTGATTTTTCAGGGAGCCCATGGGTATGTTTCCTCTTCCTGGTATAAGGAAAAAGACATAAGCACCTGGGATTATTCTGCTGTTCATGTAAATGTGAAATTAAAGATACAAACAGCGGGAGAACTGGAATCCTCACTGGATGACCTTGTCGCGAAATTTGAAAAAAATCAGGAAAAACCTTTGTTTTTTCAAGATTATCCCCGGGATATAGTAGAAGAACATTTGCCCTTGATCACAGGTTTCTGGTGTAATCCTTTTAAAGTGGAGGCTGTGGCCAAACTACATCAGGGATATGATAAAGAGGATATTGGATCTGTAACCCGACATCTGGAAAAGATGGATGATCCACTGGCTACCCAATTAAGTAAGAATATTAAAGAGGAAAATAATTAG
- the gntA gene encoding guanitoxin biosynthesis heme-dependent pre-guanitoxin N-hydroxylase GntA: MRQDTPTKLKKLPLKNTPEAKVQASFNNFILDQDHPCLMAQTVFSMDKVDLHVYEDLGSKHTARKILKDLKNYIAAYDFESNDFLTFLATFPGRKDFTEKQFEELLWKQLQFLHEVDDHPWDPAVSSDPENDNFSFSLGGKAFYMVGLHPNSSRKARQSPIPAIAFNLHWQFEKLREMGAYHTVRDKIRERDKELQGSINPMLEDFGNTSEAKQYSGRKVGEEWKCPFLSGKM; encoded by the coding sequence ATGAGACAAGATACACCTACCAAATTAAAAAAGCTTCCCTTAAAAAATACTCCGGAAGCAAAAGTTCAAGCCAGTTTTAACAATTTTATTCTAGATCAGGATCATCCTTGCCTTATGGCACAAACGGTGTTTAGTATGGATAAGGTTGACCTACATGTTTATGAGGATCTGGGTTCAAAACATACCGCCCGTAAGATACTTAAAGACCTGAAAAACTATATTGCAGCCTATGATTTTGAATCCAACGATTTCTTAACTTTTCTGGCTACTTTCCCCGGCAGGAAAGATTTTACCGAAAAACAGTTTGAAGAACTCTTATGGAAACAGTTGCAATTTCTTCATGAGGTTGATGACCATCCCTGGGACCCCGCAGTAAGCAGCGATCCTGAAAATGATAATTTTAGTTTTAGTCTGGGAGGGAAAGCTTTTTACATGGTAGGCCTCCATCCTAACAGCTCGAGAAAAGCGAGGCAAAGCCCCATACCGGCCATAGCTTTTAATTTGCACTGGCAGTTTGAGAAATTAAGGGAAATGGGTGCTTATCACACGGTGAGGGATAAGATACGCGAACGCGATAAAGAACTGCAGGGAAGTATAAACCCTATGCTGGAAGATTTTGGAAATACCAGCGAAGCCAAACAATATAGCGGAAGAAAAGTTGGAGAAGAATGGAAATGTCCGTTTCTTTCCGGGAAAATGTAA
- a CDS encoding SemiSWEET family sugar transporter has product MLEWTDVLGLVAGICTTAAVIPQIKKAWQTKKVEDVSPGMFIILIIGVFLWVVYGFTQKDMPIIATNGVSLGLNGFMLYLMLRYKDKEDN; this is encoded by the coding sequence ATGTTGGAATGGACAGATGTATTAGGGCTGGTAGCCGGAATTTGCACCACGGCAGCCGTGATTCCGCAAATTAAAAAGGCCTGGCAAACAAAAAAAGTTGAAGATGTTTCTCCCGGGATGTTCATCATTCTTATCATTGGCGTATTCCTTTGGGTAGTGTATGGATTCACTCAAAAGGATATGCCCATAATAGCCACCAATGGGGTCTCTCTTGGCTTAAATGGATTCATGCTCTATTTAATGTTGCGCTATAAGGACAAAGAGGATAACTGA
- a CDS encoding DUF421 domain-containing protein, translating into MENWFDVSYQSIIAISLSALGIYAAVILFTRIAGKRSFSKMSSFDFAMTVAVGSILASTILNSSVSLLEGVVGLAAVYLLQISAAFLRRFSFFHRLIDNTPLLLMDGPRILEQNLKKARVTNKDLRAKLREANIINLSQVRAVVFETTGDISVLHSSNAGEEVEDWLLKDVEQ; encoded by the coding sequence ATGGAAAACTGGTTTGATGTTTCATACCAATCTATTATTGCTATAAGTTTAAGCGCTCTGGGGATCTATGCGGCTGTAATTTTATTTACCCGAATTGCCGGAAAACGCAGTTTCTCTAAAATGTCCAGTTTTGATTTTGCCATGACCGTGGCGGTTGGTTCCATATTGGCCAGTACTATTCTTAATTCCTCGGTAAGTTTACTGGAAGGAGTGGTTGGTCTTGCCGCGGTTTATTTGCTACAAATTAGTGCAGCATTTTTGCGAAGATTTTCCTTTTTCCACCGTTTAATAGATAATACGCCATTACTTCTTATGGATGGTCCCAGGATTTTAGAACAGAATCTTAAAAAAGCCCGGGTTACAAATAAAGATCTCCGGGCAAAATTGCGGGAGGCAAATATTATTAATTTATCCCAGGTGCGGGCAGTAGTATTTGAAACTACCGGGGATATTTCCGTTTTGCATTCTTCCAACGCAGGGGAGGAAGTAGAGGATTGGTTGTTGAAAGATGTAGAACAATAA
- a CDS encoding SDR family oxidoreductase has protein sequence MAKPKKFPKQQQSQPGDEHKMKPAPEIIRKGYKGSGKLKGKTALITGGDSGIGRSVAVHYAREGANVAIVYLNEDKDALETKKMVIKEGGKCLILQGDLKKEAFCKKIVGDCIKEYGELNILVNNAAVQFPKDKIEDITNKQIKETFETNIFPYFFIAREAVKKMKKGDTVINTTSVTAYRGSEHLLDYSSTKGAIVTFTRSLSLMLAKKNIRVNGVAPGPIWTPLIPSTFDDISDFGQDTPMGRAGQPSEVGPAYVFLASEDSSYITGQIIHINGGEIIGG, from the coding sequence ATGGCAAAGCCAAAGAAATTTCCAAAACAACAACAATCCCAGCCGGGAGATGAACATAAAATGAAACCGGCTCCCGAAATTATACGAAAAGGTTACAAAGGCAGCGGAAAGCTAAAAGGGAAAACTGCACTCATCACCGGTGGTGACAGCGGCATTGGCCGTAGTGTTGCGGTACATTATGCCAGAGAAGGAGCCAACGTTGCCATTGTATACCTTAATGAAGATAAAGATGCTTTGGAGACAAAAAAAATGGTGATTAAAGAGGGAGGGAAATGCCTCATCCTGCAGGGTGACCTTAAAAAAGAAGCCTTTTGTAAAAAGATAGTAGGGGATTGTATTAAAGAATATGGAGAACTAAATATCCTGGTGAATAATGCAGCCGTACAATTTCCAAAGGATAAAATAGAGGATATTACCAATAAACAAATCAAGGAAACCTTTGAAACCAATATTTTTCCTTATTTTTTTATTGCACGTGAGGCGGTTAAGAAAATGAAAAAGGGGGATACTGTAATTAATACTACTTCGGTTACCGCTTACCGGGGTAGCGAGCATTTGCTGGATTATTCCAGTACAAAGGGCGCTATTGTCACCTTTACCCGCTCCCTCTCCTTAATGCTTGCAAAAAAGAATATACGCGTAAACGGCGTAGCTCCCGGTCCTATCTGGACCCCGTTGATCCCCTCAACCTTTGATGATATATCAGATTTTGGGCAGGACACCCCAATGGGACGTGCTGGCCAGCCAAGTGAAGTGGGCCCGGCCTATGTTTTCCTTGCAAGTGAGGACAGCAGTTACATTACGGGGCAGATAATACATATTAATGGGGGAGAGATCATTGGAGGTTAA
- a CDS encoding glycerophosphodiester phosphodiesterase, translated as MTNWNKIGHRGAKGHLAENTLESISLAVEMGVDAIEIDVHCCRTGELVVIHDFTLDRTTNGEGEVAGHSLEYLRSLQVEAKYRIPLLTEVLDLIEGKCRINIELKGLNTAEGTCKIINQYVKERNWSYNDFVVSSFQKNELFVVLSTDPEIHIGVLSKASMTEAIELGKMLKAKAIHPSVGIITRQGVKAAHKAGFKVYVWTVNDRESIERMKEFGVDGIISDFPELL; from the coding sequence ATGACCAACTGGAATAAAATAGGACACCGCGGAGCCAAAGGCCACCTCGCAGAAAATACCCTGGAAAGTATAAGCCTGGCTGTAGAAATGGGTGTAGATGCTATAGAAATTGATGTTCATTGCTGCAGGACGGGAGAACTGGTGGTAATTCATGATTTCACGCTGGACCGCACCACTAATGGGGAGGGTGAGGTAGCAGGACATTCCCTGGAATATCTTAGATCCCTGCAGGTAGAAGCCAAATACAGAATTCCACTGCTTACAGAGGTGCTGGATCTTATTGAAGGTAAGTGCAGAATCAATATTGAACTAAAAGGCCTGAATACTGCGGAAGGCACCTGCAAAATTATAAATCAGTATGTAAAGGAAAGAAACTGGAGCTACAACGACTTTGTGGTTTCAAGTTTTCAAAAGAATGAATTATTTGTTGTGTTAAGTACAGATCCGGAAATTCACATAGGTGTCTTGAGCAAGGCAAGTATGACCGAAGCAATTGAACTGGGAAAAATGCTGAAAGCAAAAGCCATACATCCCTCTGTGGGAATCATCACCCGGCAGGGTGTAAAGGCGGCGCACAAGGCAGGTTTTAAAGTTTATGTTTGGACCGTAAATGACCGCGAAAGCATTGAACGAATGAAGGAATTTGGAGTTGACGGGATCATCTCTGATTTCCCTGAGTTGCTTTAA
- a CDS encoding BaiN/RdsA family NAD(P)/FAD-dependent oxidoreductase has product MTGKPEHHYDIIIIGGGAAGFFTAINAAEMMPAAKILILERGKEVLTKVRISGGGRCNVTHAEFVPNELSKNYPRGEKELRGPFHTFMTGDTISWFAERGIELKIEEDGRMFPVSDSSETIINCFLTETSRLGIKVLKNHPVRDLQKAGELWKILTADTDFTAKKVLVATGSNPKIWEILNNLGHSIVPAVPSLFTFNIQDERIKDLPGLSTRASIKVVGEKLKGEGPLLITHWGMSGPAILKLSAWGARELNERSYKFSIMVNWLPGYSSEEMTESLMELKMVHPKQQCGTYAQFELPKRLWRNLVKAASIDETTIWANLNKKQLQNLSRQLTECVFNVNGKSTFKEEFVTAGGLALKEVNFKTFESKLHKDLYFAGEVLNIDAITGGFNFQNAWTGGFLAAKAMASGNA; this is encoded by the coding sequence ATGACAGGAAAGCCTGAACATCATTATGATATTATAATTATTGGAGGAGGGGCAGCTGGATTTTTTACTGCCATTAATGCTGCCGAAATGATGCCCGCTGCAAAGATCCTTATCCTTGAACGGGGAAAAGAAGTACTTACAAAGGTTCGGATTTCCGGAGGTGGTCGATGCAACGTAACTCATGCTGAATTTGTACCCAATGAACTTTCAAAAAATTATCCCCGTGGCGAAAAAGAATTAAGAGGGCCTTTTCACACTTTTATGACGGGTGATACTATTTCCTGGTTTGCCGAACGCGGCATTGAGCTCAAAATTGAAGAGGATGGCAGGATGTTCCCCGTCTCAGATTCTTCTGAAACAATCATAAATTGTTTTCTTACTGAAACCTCCCGGCTGGGAATAAAAGTCCTGAAAAATCATCCCGTGCGCGACCTTCAAAAGGCAGGGGAATTATGGAAAATTTTGACTGCCGATACAGATTTTACTGCAAAAAAAGTATTGGTAGCTACAGGCAGCAATCCCAAGATATGGGAAATTTTGAACAACCTGGGACATAGCATCGTGCCGGCCGTTCCTTCCCTGTTCACTTTTAATATTCAGGATGAAAGGATCAAAGACCTGCCCGGACTTTCTACCAGGGCTTCAATAAAAGTTGTGGGAGAAAAACTAAAGGGAGAAGGCCCTTTATTGATCACTCACTGGGGAATGAGCGGCCCCGCTATCTTAAAACTTTCGGCCTGGGGCGCACGCGAACTGAACGAACGCAGTTATAAATTCAGCATTATGGTAAACTGGTTACCCGGCTATTCTTCCGAAGAAATGACGGAAAGTTTAATGGAGCTGAAAATGGTACATCCCAAACAACAATGCGGCACATATGCCCAATTTGAGCTTCCCAAACGGCTGTGGCGCAACCTGGTGAAAGCCGCCTCAATAGATGAAACCACTATTTGGGCAAATCTCAACAAAAAACAACTGCAAAATTTAAGCAGGCAGCTTACCGAATGTGTTTTTAACGTGAATGGCAAGAGCACCTTTAAAGAGGAATTTGTTACCGCAGGTGGGCTGGCACTAAAAGAAGTGAATTTCAAGACCTTTGAAAGCAAGCTGCACAAAGACCTTTATTTTGCAGGGGAAGTACTTAATATTGATGCCATAACCGGAGGATTCAATTTTCAAAATGCCTGGACGGGAGGTTTTCTTGCTGCAAAAGCGATGGCTTCCGGCAATGCTTAA
- a CDS encoding TspO/MBR family protein produces MSLNVFVKIFLALAICLFIGFMASLATQVGITDWYPTLNKPWFNPPDWIFGPVWGMLYVLMGIAAGIVWSKGFYHKWVKTALYHFMFQLLLNGAWSILFFGLKEPFWALLDIVALFVILIFTIKWFKIVSDTAAYLLIPYAVWVLFAAILNFEIWRLN; encoded by the coding sequence ATGTCTTTAAACGTATTTGTAAAGATCTTTCTCGCCCTGGCAATTTGCCTTTTTATAGGGTTTATGGCTTCCCTTGCAACGCAGGTGGGGATCACCGACTGGTACCCTACCTTGAATAAGCCATGGTTTAATCCGCCAGACTGGATATTTGGACCGGTATGGGGAATGTTATATGTTTTAATGGGTATAGCAGCCGGGATAGTTTGGAGCAAGGGTTTTTATCACAAATGGGTGAAGACCGCGCTTTATCATTTTATGTTTCAGCTGCTGCTAAATGGGGCCTGGTCTATTTTGTTCTTTGGTTTAAAAGAACCGTTTTGGGCCCTGCTTGATATTGTTGCCCTATTCGTGATCCTTATTTTTACCATTAAATGGTTTAAAATAGTGAGTGATACAGCCGCTTATTTGCTTATTCCTTATGCAGTTTGGGTGCTTTTTGCGGCGATATTAAATTTTGAGATCTGGCGTCTTAATTAA
- a CDS encoding diphosphomevalonate/mevalonate 3,5-bisphosphate decarboxylase family protein, producing the protein MHSTDFIPQPFTRDASRGKITWQAPSNIALVKYWGKKEDQIPANPSVSFTLDTSRTTTTLEYAKKEIAGSDADFELYFEGKKKEDFKPKIETFFKRIQKYCPYLTDYQFVISTENSFPHSSGIASSASGMSALALCVMSLERELNPTMTEVFFNKKASFLARLGSGSACRSIEGDLVVWGEHKEIKQSSDLYGIKYPGDVHPVFKGFQDTILLVDKGTKHVSSSVGHNLMHGHPFAEARFAQAYSNLDLLENIFKTGDLKAFIGIVESEALTLHAMMMSSRPYFILMKPNTLKIINKIWEFRETTGLPVCFTLDAGANVHVLYPEKDKGIIFEFIKNELVAYCENEQYLCDRVGKGATRIDQD; encoded by the coding sequence ATGCATTCAACAGATTTTATACCTCAGCCTTTTACCCGCGACGCTTCCCGTGGAAAGATAACATGGCAGGCACCCAGCAATATTGCACTGGTAAAATATTGGGGAAAAAAAGAGGACCAGATCCCCGCAAATCCCTCGGTAAGTTTTACCCTGGATACCAGCAGGACCACCACTACGCTCGAATATGCAAAAAAAGAGATTGCAGGAAGTGATGCAGATTTTGAACTGTATTTTGAAGGGAAAAAGAAGGAGGATTTTAAACCCAAGATCGAAACATTTTTTAAAAGGATACAAAAATATTGTCCTTATTTGACAGATTACCAATTTGTAATAAGCACAGAAAATTCTTTTCCACATAGCAGCGGGATTGCATCTTCGGCCAGTGGGATGAGTGCCCTGGCGCTTTGTGTGATGAGCCTTGAAAGAGAACTGAATCCCACCATGACAGAGGTCTTTTTCAATAAAAAAGCCTCATTTCTGGCAAGGCTGGGCTCCGGCAGCGCGTGCAGAAGTATTGAGGGAGACCTCGTGGTTTGGGGGGAACATAAAGAAATTAAGCAAAGCAGCGATCTTTATGGTATAAAATATCCGGGGGATGTTCACCCCGTTTTTAAAGGATTCCAGGATACTATCCTGCTGGTAGACAAAGGCACTAAACATGTGAGCAGTAGTGTGGGACATAATTTAATGCACGGGCATCCCTTTGCTGAAGCACGCTTTGCACAGGCCTATTCAAACCTTGACCTGTTGGAGAATATCTTTAAAACAGGAGATCTTAAGGCATTTATCGGGATCGTGGAAAGCGAGGCCTTAACCCTGCATGCTATGATGATGAGCAGCAGGCCTTATTTCATTCTTATGAAACCCAATACACTGAAGATAATCAACAAAATTTGGGAATTCAGGGAAACTACCGGGTTGCCGGTTTGCTTTACCCTGGACGCCGGGGCAAATGTGCACGTGCTTTACCCGGAAAAGGACAAGGGCATAATTTTTGAATTCATTAAGAATGAGTTAGTTGCGTATTGCGAAAATGAACAGTATCTTTGCGACCGTGTAGGAAAAGGTGCCACAAGAATAGACCAGGATTAA
- a CDS encoding mevalonate kinase family protein: protein MKGPLFYSKILLFGEYGIIKDSKGLSIPYNFYNGALKVDENPSEEAIRSNQSLQRFALYLKELQENNPQLVKFDLDTLNADIERGMYFDSSIPQGYGVGSSGALVAAIYDEYAKEKITVLENLTREKLLKLKKIFGEMESFFHGKSSGLDPLNSYLSLPILINSQDNIEPAGIPSQTENGKGAVFLLDSGSIGETAPMVNIFMENMKQEPFRKMLKEQFVKHTDACVDDFLQGDVKSLFGNIKKLSHVVLDNFKPMIPAQFHKLWQRGIDTNDYYLKLCGSGGGGYILGFTEDIDKARHALKDYRLEIVYNF from the coding sequence ATGAAAGGACCTTTATTCTACTCAAAAATTTTACTCTTCGGGGAATACGGAATCATTAAGGATTCAAAAGGTTTATCAATACCCTATAATTTTTACAACGGGGCTTTAAAAGTTGATGAAAATCCTTCGGAAGAAGCGATTAGATCCAACCAAAGCCTGCAAAGGTTTGCATTGTATCTTAAGGAACTTCAGGAAAACAATCCCCAATTGGTGAAGTTTGACCTTGATACCCTGAATGCAGATATTGAAAGAGGCATGTATTTTGATTCCAGCATCCCGCAGGGATATGGAGTTGGAAGTAGTGGTGCCCTTGTAGCTGCAATTTATGATGAATATGCAAAAGAAAAGATCACAGTTCTTGAAAACCTAACCCGTGAAAAATTATTAAAGCTGAAAAAGATCTTTGGTGAAATGGAGTCTTTCTTCCACGGAAAATCCTCTGGTCTTGATCCTTTAAACAGTTATTTAAGCCTTCCTATCCTTATAAATTCCCAGGACAATATTGAGCCTGCCGGTATCCCATCTCAAACAGAAAACGGGAAAGGCGCAGTATTTCTATTAGATAGTGGCTCTATAGGGGAAACGGCTCCTATGGTAAATATCTTTATGGAGAATATGAAGCAGGAACCTTTTAGAAAAATGCTGAAAGAGCAATTTGTAAAACATACTGATGCCTGTGTAGATGACTTTTTACAGGGAGATGTGAAATCTCTTTTTGGGAACATTAAAAAGCTTTCTCACGTAGTACTTGACAACTTCAAGCCTATGATCCCTGCACAATTCCATAAACTATGGCAGCGCGGGATCGACACCAATGATTACTATTTAAAACTTTGCGGTTCCGGTGGGGGTGGATATATTCTTGGTTTCACTGAAGATATTGACAAAGCCAGACACGCTCTTAAAGATTATCGTTTAGAAATAGTTTACAATTTCTAG
- a CDS encoding geranylgeranylglycerol-phosphate geranylgeranyltransferase — protein sequence MAAAKNKRLLLKMLSLFSVVRGYNILILILAQYLTSAFILAPDLPLRKVIFDDNLFFLILSSATVIASGYIINNFYDSEKDLINRPKKTMLDRFVSQRTKLSVYFILNFAAIFFASYVSFRAVVFFSIYIFAIWFYSHRLKRILFLGNLVASILTIVPFFVVFIYYKNFETVIFIHATFLYLMIVMRELVKDLENLKGDLILNYKTLPVVYGEKWSKFFLMVLTVVSVVPILLLITKFEIGQMDYYFYLSLILLVFFVLFLYFSTAKWQYLLLHNILKFIIVAGVFSILLIDHADVFNRVF from the coding sequence ATGGCGGCAGCTAAAAACAAACGTTTATTGCTAAAAATGCTGAGTTTGTTTTCGGTAGTGCGCGGCTATAATATTCTTATTTTAATATTGGCCCAGTATCTTACTTCGGCCTTCATTCTTGCACCTGATCTTCCATTGAGGAAGGTGATCTTTGATGACAATCTTTTCTTTTTAATCCTGTCTTCGGCAACGGTTATTGCATCGGGTTACATCATTAATAATTTTTACGATAGCGAAAAAGACCTTATAAACCGGCCAAAAAAAACAATGCTGGACAGGTTTGTGAGTCAGCGTACCAAACTCTCGGTATATTTTATACTTAATTTTGCCGCAATATTCTTTGCGAGTTATGTCTCCTTTCGCGCGGTAGTATTCTTTTCTATATATATTTTCGCGATCTGGTTTTATTCCCACCGCTTAAAACGCATCCTCTTCCTGGGAAATCTCGTGGCGAGCATCCTTACTATTGTACCGTTTTTTGTGGTCTTCATTTACTACAAGAATTTTGAGACCGTGATCTTTATTCACGCTACATTTTTATATTTAATGATCGTGATGAGGGAACTGGTAAAGGACCTGGAGAATTTAAAGGGGGACCTTATTCTCAATTACAAAACCCTTCCTGTGGTCTATGGAGAAAAATGGAGCAAGTTCTTCCTAATGGTTCTTACAGTGGTTTCAGTAGTGCCAATACTCCTGCTCATTACGAAATTTGAGATTGGTCAAATGGATTATTATTTCTATCTCTCCCTTATTTTACTGGTATTCTTTGTATTATTCCTCTATTTCAGCACAGCCAAATGGCAATATCTCTTACTTCACAATATTTTAAAGTTCATTATTGTTGCAGGGGTTTTCAGTATTCTTTTAATAGATCACGCCGATGTTTTTAACCGGGTTTTTTAA
- a CDS encoding pseudouridine synthase gives MSRNEKSSGNRFKGRPGGGERKYNNPGSDAPKKKPTRPKTAAFDKPATKPASKEDGMRLNKYIANSGACSRRDADIYIAAGNVTVNGKSVTEMGYKVKPGDEVKFDGHKVNPEKPVYILLNKPRGFFTTGSVDKGSKTVMDLIANATKSKVVPVGKLDRQASGLLLFTNDGTLEKQLGKPKNGIRQIYHVELTKPVGQEDLDKLMAGITLEDGKIKVQDVSYIENRPKNEIGLETNSVKPHVVQRLFKSLGYEVEKLDRVVFGGLTKKDLPRGNWRVLTKQEVINIKML, from the coding sequence ATGAGTCGTAACGAGAAATCTTCAGGAAACAGATTCAAAGGAAGACCAGGTGGCGGAGAACGCAAGTACAACAACCCGGGCAGCGATGCCCCAAAAAAGAAACCTACCCGCCCCAAAACAGCGGCTTTTGATAAACCTGCGACCAAACCAGCTTCAAAAGAGGATGGAATGCGATTGAATAAATACATTGCAAACTCCGGAGCCTGTTCGCGACGGGATGCCGATATATATATCGCGGCAGGAAATGTTACCGTAAACGGAAAGTCTGTAACCGAAATGGGATACAAGGTAAAACCCGGCGATGAAGTTAAATTTGATGGTCACAAGGTAAATCCTGAAAAACCTGTTTATATACTTTTGAACAAACCCAGGGGTTTCTTTACCACGGGAAGTGTAGATAAAGGCTCAAAAACAGTGATGGACCTCATTGCAAATGCCACAAAAAGCAAGGTTGTACCAGTTGGAAAACTGGACAGGCAGGCCAGTGGTCTATTATTGTTTACCAATGACGGCACTCTGGAAAAACAACTTGGAAAACCAAAGAACGGGATACGCCAGATCTACCATGTGGAACTCACGAAACCGGTAGGCCAGGAAGACCTTGATAAACTAATGGCGGGGATAACCCTGGAAGACGGAAAAATTAAAGTTCAGGATGTTAGTTACATTGAAAACAGGCCAAAGAATGAAATTGGGCTGGAAACCAACAGCGTGAAACCACATGTGGTGCAGCGACTCTTCAAAAGCCTGGGTTATGAAGTAGAAAAACTTGACCGTGTTGTCTTTGGCGGTCTCACAAAAAAAGACCTGCCGCGTGGAAATTGGAGAGTGTTGACCAAACAGGAGGTCATCAATATTAAAATGTTATAA